A DNA window from Pleuronectes platessa chromosome 19, fPlePla1.1, whole genome shotgun sequence contains the following coding sequences:
- the garnl3 gene encoding GTPase-activating Rap/Ran-GAP domain-like protein 3 isoform X1 has product MNSDKNVYLGRDKGIMRKRALLLRKGCSFEITSSASEDLGCRRGDFSRKHYGSVELLISSDADGAIQRAGRFRVENGSSDETSDYTPGTWRRTDVHLENPEYHTRWFFKYFLGKVHQNYVGTDADKNPFYLSVVLSDQNNQRVPQYRAILWRKMGTLKISLPYSPTKTLSVKSILSAMNMDRFEKGPREILNPEIQKDLLVLEEQEGSVNFKFGVLYAKDGQLTDDEMFSNETGSESFDKFLNLLGENITLQGWAGYRGGLDTKNDTTGMKSIYTVYQGHELMFHVSTMLPYSKENKQQVERKRHIGNDIVTIVFQEGDDASSSFKPSMIRSHFTHIFALVRYNSQNDSYRLKIFSEESVPLFGPPLPSPSVFTDHQEFRDFLLVKLINGEKATLETPTFAQKRQRTLDMLIRSLYQDLMPDLHKNMLNRRSFSDVLPESPKSARKKEEARQAEFVRIGQALKLKTIVRGDAPTSLVTTGLCRKEPWESQSFCSTFPYEMVCADSWGQSLLGATDTAGVMLLDGPDPASSNAETQALPPVQVFDKTMVVKQMHVLEPQDLLITRADKGKDARVYVFRLNTLKRGLEEKQLVRSKCDSRENKLEKTKGCHLYSINTHHGSELRIVAAIRNKLLLITRKQPRFEGLSAVSVGPDSPVEEFQYIREICLCDPPMVMALVDGPTGENDNMICVAYKHQFDLINESTGDAYRLHHVDANRVNFVAAIDVYEDGEAGLLLCYNYSCYYKKVCPFNGSTPMIQSNTSDFHFSWNQMPNAIVCAFPYILAFTTDSIEIRLVVNGNLVYTAVVPELQLAASRSDIYFVSSAPVSSASNCSSRDTSSQSSPQTPTGYEMPVFPSPLGDDSIRIPYGTKLSLYMSKDAEGEAACKQMFKIPLCNLVGRSIERPLKSPLVNKVMTAPAPAMVQPTPLISATHSLSLSRMEIKEIASRTRKELLGLTEEPSGKSDSGTVKQRKMSKKNTEEEPKARALTSTNSDSRLESESFDADLDAQLHGSSSSEAEPEKALLLGESPPLASAFALSTSFEEDVLDLK; this is encoded by the exons ctcTGCCTCGGAGGACCTGGGCTGCAGGCGCGGAGACTTCAGCAGGAAACACTATGGGTCGGTGGAGCTG CTGATTTCCAGTGACGCAGATGGGGCTATTCAGAGGGCAGGACGCTTCAGGGTGGAGAATGGCTCATCGGATGAG acTTCGGACTACACTCCAGGAACCTGGAGGAGAACCGATGTCCATCTGGAGAATCCAGAGTACCACACCAGATGGTTCTTCAAATACTTCCTGGGAAAAG TCCACCAGAACTATGTGGGTACAGATGCAGACAAGAATCCCTTCTACCTGTCAGTCGTCCTCTCAGACCAGAACAACCAGCGGGTTCCTCAGTACAGAGCCATCCTCTGGAGAAAGATG GGAACTCTGAAGATCAGCCTCCCGTACAGCCCGACCAAAACACTATCGGTCAAGTCCATCCTCAG TGCAATGAACATGGACAGGTTTGAGAAAGGCCCCAGGGAGATCCTCAACCCTGAGATTCAGAAG GacctgctggtgctggaggaacAGGAG GGTTCTGTCAACTTCAAATTTGGTGTCCTGTATGCCAAAGACGGACAGCTCACGGATGACGAGATGTTCAGCAACG agacGGGGAGCGAGAGCTTTGATAAGTTTCTCAATCTGCTTGGTGAAAACATTACGCTGCAGGGATGGGCAGGATACCGCGGAGGGCTCGACACCAAGA ATGACACTACAGGAATGAAGTCCATCTACACAGTGTATCAGGGCCATGAGCTAATGTTCCATGTGTCCACCATGTTACCCTACTCCAAAGAGAACAAACAGCAG GTGGAAAGAAAGAGACACATTGGAAATGACATTGTCACCATCGTATTCCAGGAAGGGGATGACGCATCGTCATCCTTCAAACCATCGATGATCCGATCGCACTTCACCC ATATTTTTGCATTAGTTAGGTATAATAGCCAGAATGACAGTTACAG GTTGAAGATTTTCTCAGAGGAGAGCGTTCCACTGTTTGGACCCCCTCTCCCATCTCCATCTGTATTTACTGATCACCAAGAATTCAGGGACTTTTTATTAGTCAAAT TAATCAATGGAGAGAAAGCCACACTGGAGACGCCAACGTTTGCCCAGAAGCGTCAGCGGACCCTCGATATGTTGATCCGCTCGCTCTACCAAGACCTCATGCCTGACCTGCACAAG AACATGTTAAATCGACGGTCATTCAGCGACGTCCTGCCCGAGTCTCCAAAATCAGCACGCAAGAAGGAGGAGGCACGGCAGGCTGAATTTGTCAGGATAGGGCAG GCCCTGAAGCTGAAGACCATTGTGAGAGGAGATGCCCCCACCAGTCTTGTTACCACAGGCCTGTGCAGAAAAGAG CCATGGGAGTCCCAGTCGTTCTGCAGCACGTTCCCCTATGAGATGGTGTGCGCTGACTCCTGGGGTCAGTCTCTGCTGGGCGCCACCGACACAGCGGGGGTCATGCTGCTGGATG GCCCAGATCCAGCTTCATCCAACGCTG AGACGCAGGCTCTGCCTCCGGTGCAGGTGTTCGACAAAACCATGGTGGTGAAGCAGATGCACGTTCTCGAGCCTCAGGACCTGCTCATCACCAGGGCCGACAAAG GGAAGGACGCTCGGGTCTATGTGTTCAGACTCAACACGCTCAAGAGAGgcctggaggagaagcagctcgTCAGGAGCAAGTGTGACAGTCGGGAAAATAAACTGGAGAAAACTAAAG GCTGTCATTTGTACTCCATCAACACCCACCACGGCTCCGAGCTGAGGATAGTAGCAGCCATCAGGAACAAACTCCTCCTCATCACCAGGAAACAGCCGCGCTTCGAGGGCCTCAGCGCCGTCTCCGTGGGACCGGACTCGCCAGTGGAGGAGTTCCAGTACATACGG GAGATCTGTCTGTGTGACCCTCCGATGGTGATGGCGCTGGTGGACGGGCCGACGGGGGAAAATGACAACATGATCTGTGTGGCCTACAAACACCAGTTTGACCTGATCAATGAGAGCACTGGAGATGCCTACCGGCTACATCACGTAGACGCCAACAGG GTAAATTTCGTAGCAGCCATCGATGTGTATGAAGACGGCGAGGCGGGTCTGCTGTTGTGTTACAACT ATAGTTGTTATTATAAGAAAGTGTGTCCGTTTAACGGCTCCACGCCCATGATCCAGTCCAACACCTCGGACTTCCACTTCAGCTGGAACCAGATGCCCAACGCTATTG TTTGCGCTTTTCCTTACATCCTGGCCTTCACAACGGACTCCATCGAGATCCGACTGGTGGTGAATGGCAACCTGGTGTACACCGCAGTGGTTCCAGAGCTGCAGTTGGCTGCTTCACGG TCCGACATCTATTTCGTTTCGTCGGCTCCGGTCAGCTCGGCCTCCAACTGCAGCTCAAGAGATACCAGCTCCCAGAGTTCCCCGCAGACGCCCACCGGCTACGAGATGCCCGTGTTCCCCTCGCCGCTCGGTGACG ATTCAATACGGATCCCCTATGGTACCAAGCTTTCCCTGTACATGTCTAAGGATGCCGAAG GTGAAGCAGCATGTAAGCAAATGTTCAAGATCCCTCTGTGTAACTTGGTCGGCCGCAGCATTGAGAGACCCCTCAAGTCCCCGCTGGTCAACAAGGTTATGACGGCGCCGGCTCCCGCCATGGTGCAACCGACTCCCCTCATCTCTGCAACACACTCACTGTCCCTCTCACGCATGGAAATCAAAGAGATAGCCAGCCGCACGAGGAAGGAGCTGCTTG GCTTGACAGAGGAGCCAAGTGGGAAGTCGGACAGTGGAACGGTCAAACAGAGGAAGATGAGCAAGAAGAACACGGAGGAGGAGCCCAAAGCGCGAGCACTGACGTCGACAAACAGCGACAG CAGGTTAGAGTCAGAGTCTTTTGACGCAGACCTGGACGCCCAGCTGCATGGTTCGTCCAGTTCGGAGGCTGAGCCGGAGAAGGCGCTGCTGCTGGGGGAGAGCCCGCCTCTCGCCAGCGCGTTTGCCCTCTCCACATCCTTTGAAGAAGATGTCCTGGACCTAAAGTGA
- the garnl3 gene encoding GTPase-activating Rap/Ran-GAP domain-like protein 3 isoform X4 yields MNSDKNVYLGRDKGIMRKRALLLRKGCSFEITSSASEDLGCRRGDFSRKHYGSVELLISSDADGAIQRAGRFRVENGSSDETSDYTPGTWRRTDVHLENPEYHTRWFFKYFLGKVHQNYVGTDADKNPFYLSVVLSDQNNQRVPQYRAILWRKMGTLKISLPYSPTKTLSVKSILSAMNMDRFEKGPREILNPEIQKDLLVLEEQEGSVNFKFGVLYAKDGQLTDDEMFSNETGSESFDKFLNLLGENITLQGWAGYRGGLDTKNDTTGMKSIYTVYQGHELMFHVSTMLPYSKENKQQVERKRHIGNDIVTIVFQEGDDASSSFKPSMIRSHFTHIFALVRYNSQNDSYRLKIFSEESVPLFGPPLPSPSVFTDHQEFRDFLLVKLINGEKATLETPTFAQKRQRTLDMLIRSLYQDLMPDLHKNMLNRRSFSDVLPESPKSARKKEEARQAEFVRIGQALKLKTIVRGDAPTSLVTTGLCRKEPWESQSFCSTFPYEMVCADSWGQSLLGATDTAGVMLLDGPDPASSNAETQALPPVQVFDKTMVVKQMHVLEPQDLLITRADKGKDARVYVFRLNTLKRGLEEKQLVRSKCDSRENKLEKTKGCHLYSINTHHGSELRIVAAIRNKLLLITRKQPRFEGLSAVSVGPDSPVEEFQYIREICLCDPPMVMALVDGPTGENDNMICVAYKHQFDLINESTGDAYRLHHVDANRVNFVAAIDVYEDGEAGLLLCYNYSCYYKKVCPFNGSTPMIQSNTSDFHFSWNQMPNAIVCAFPYILAFTTDSIEIRLVVNGNLVYTAVVPELQLAASRSDIYFVSSAPVSSASNCSSRDTSSQSSPQTPTGYEMPVFPSPLGDGEAACKQMFKIPLCNLVGRSIERPLKSPLVNKVMTAPAPAMVQPTPLISATHSLSLSRMEIKEIASRTRKELLGLTEEPSGKSDSGTVKQRKMSKKNTEEEPKARALTSTNSDSRLESESFDADLDAQLHGSSSSEAEPEKALLLGESPPLASAFALSTSFEEDVLDLK; encoded by the exons ctcTGCCTCGGAGGACCTGGGCTGCAGGCGCGGAGACTTCAGCAGGAAACACTATGGGTCGGTGGAGCTG CTGATTTCCAGTGACGCAGATGGGGCTATTCAGAGGGCAGGACGCTTCAGGGTGGAGAATGGCTCATCGGATGAG acTTCGGACTACACTCCAGGAACCTGGAGGAGAACCGATGTCCATCTGGAGAATCCAGAGTACCACACCAGATGGTTCTTCAAATACTTCCTGGGAAAAG TCCACCAGAACTATGTGGGTACAGATGCAGACAAGAATCCCTTCTACCTGTCAGTCGTCCTCTCAGACCAGAACAACCAGCGGGTTCCTCAGTACAGAGCCATCCTCTGGAGAAAGATG GGAACTCTGAAGATCAGCCTCCCGTACAGCCCGACCAAAACACTATCGGTCAAGTCCATCCTCAG TGCAATGAACATGGACAGGTTTGAGAAAGGCCCCAGGGAGATCCTCAACCCTGAGATTCAGAAG GacctgctggtgctggaggaacAGGAG GGTTCTGTCAACTTCAAATTTGGTGTCCTGTATGCCAAAGACGGACAGCTCACGGATGACGAGATGTTCAGCAACG agacGGGGAGCGAGAGCTTTGATAAGTTTCTCAATCTGCTTGGTGAAAACATTACGCTGCAGGGATGGGCAGGATACCGCGGAGGGCTCGACACCAAGA ATGACACTACAGGAATGAAGTCCATCTACACAGTGTATCAGGGCCATGAGCTAATGTTCCATGTGTCCACCATGTTACCCTACTCCAAAGAGAACAAACAGCAG GTGGAAAGAAAGAGACACATTGGAAATGACATTGTCACCATCGTATTCCAGGAAGGGGATGACGCATCGTCATCCTTCAAACCATCGATGATCCGATCGCACTTCACCC ATATTTTTGCATTAGTTAGGTATAATAGCCAGAATGACAGTTACAG GTTGAAGATTTTCTCAGAGGAGAGCGTTCCACTGTTTGGACCCCCTCTCCCATCTCCATCTGTATTTACTGATCACCAAGAATTCAGGGACTTTTTATTAGTCAAAT TAATCAATGGAGAGAAAGCCACACTGGAGACGCCAACGTTTGCCCAGAAGCGTCAGCGGACCCTCGATATGTTGATCCGCTCGCTCTACCAAGACCTCATGCCTGACCTGCACAAG AACATGTTAAATCGACGGTCATTCAGCGACGTCCTGCCCGAGTCTCCAAAATCAGCACGCAAGAAGGAGGAGGCACGGCAGGCTGAATTTGTCAGGATAGGGCAG GCCCTGAAGCTGAAGACCATTGTGAGAGGAGATGCCCCCACCAGTCTTGTTACCACAGGCCTGTGCAGAAAAGAG CCATGGGAGTCCCAGTCGTTCTGCAGCACGTTCCCCTATGAGATGGTGTGCGCTGACTCCTGGGGTCAGTCTCTGCTGGGCGCCACCGACACAGCGGGGGTCATGCTGCTGGATG GCCCAGATCCAGCTTCATCCAACGCTG AGACGCAGGCTCTGCCTCCGGTGCAGGTGTTCGACAAAACCATGGTGGTGAAGCAGATGCACGTTCTCGAGCCTCAGGACCTGCTCATCACCAGGGCCGACAAAG GGAAGGACGCTCGGGTCTATGTGTTCAGACTCAACACGCTCAAGAGAGgcctggaggagaagcagctcgTCAGGAGCAAGTGTGACAGTCGGGAAAATAAACTGGAGAAAACTAAAG GCTGTCATTTGTACTCCATCAACACCCACCACGGCTCCGAGCTGAGGATAGTAGCAGCCATCAGGAACAAACTCCTCCTCATCACCAGGAAACAGCCGCGCTTCGAGGGCCTCAGCGCCGTCTCCGTGGGACCGGACTCGCCAGTGGAGGAGTTCCAGTACATACGG GAGATCTGTCTGTGTGACCCTCCGATGGTGATGGCGCTGGTGGACGGGCCGACGGGGGAAAATGACAACATGATCTGTGTGGCCTACAAACACCAGTTTGACCTGATCAATGAGAGCACTGGAGATGCCTACCGGCTACATCACGTAGACGCCAACAGG GTAAATTTCGTAGCAGCCATCGATGTGTATGAAGACGGCGAGGCGGGTCTGCTGTTGTGTTACAACT ATAGTTGTTATTATAAGAAAGTGTGTCCGTTTAACGGCTCCACGCCCATGATCCAGTCCAACACCTCGGACTTCCACTTCAGCTGGAACCAGATGCCCAACGCTATTG TTTGCGCTTTTCCTTACATCCTGGCCTTCACAACGGACTCCATCGAGATCCGACTGGTGGTGAATGGCAACCTGGTGTACACCGCAGTGGTTCCAGAGCTGCAGTTGGCTGCTTCACGG TCCGACATCTATTTCGTTTCGTCGGCTCCGGTCAGCTCGGCCTCCAACTGCAGCTCAAGAGATACCAGCTCCCAGAGTTCCCCGCAGACGCCCACCGGCTACGAGATGCCCGTGTTCCCCTCGCCGCTCGGTGACG GTGAAGCAGCATGTAAGCAAATGTTCAAGATCCCTCTGTGTAACTTGGTCGGCCGCAGCATTGAGAGACCCCTCAAGTCCCCGCTGGTCAACAAGGTTATGACGGCGCCGGCTCCCGCCATGGTGCAACCGACTCCCCTCATCTCTGCAACACACTCACTGTCCCTCTCACGCATGGAAATCAAAGAGATAGCCAGCCGCACGAGGAAGGAGCTGCTTG GCTTGACAGAGGAGCCAAGTGGGAAGTCGGACAGTGGAACGGTCAAACAGAGGAAGATGAGCAAGAAGAACACGGAGGAGGAGCCCAAAGCGCGAGCACTGACGTCGACAAACAGCGACAG CAGGTTAGAGTCAGAGTCTTTTGACGCAGACCTGGACGCCCAGCTGCATGGTTCGTCCAGTTCGGAGGCTGAGCCGGAGAAGGCGCTGCTGCTGGGGGAGAGCCCGCCTCTCGCCAGCGCGTTTGCCCTCTCCACATCCTTTGAAGAAGATGTCCTGGACCTAAAGTGA
- the garnl3 gene encoding GTPase-activating Rap/Ran-GAP domain-like protein 3 isoform X5 has translation MLRLPLISASEDLGCRRGDFSRKHYGSVELLISSDADGAIQRAGRFRVENGSSDETSDYTPGTWRRTDVHLENPEYHTRWFFKYFLGKVHQNYVGTDADKNPFYLSVVLSDQNNQRVPQYRAILWRKMGTLKISLPYSPTKTLSVKSILSAMNMDRFEKGPREILNPEIQKDLLVLEEQEGSVNFKFGVLYAKDGQLTDDEMFSNETGSESFDKFLNLLGENITLQGWAGYRGGLDTKNDTTGMKSIYTVYQGHELMFHVSTMLPYSKENKQQVERKRHIGNDIVTIVFQEGDDASSSFKPSMIRSHFTHIFALVRYNSQNDSYRLKIFSEESVPLFGPPLPSPSVFTDHQEFRDFLLVKLINGEKATLETPTFAQKRQRTLDMLIRSLYQDLMPDLHKNMLNRRSFSDVLPESPKSARKKEEARQAEFVRIGQALKLKTIVRGDAPTSLVTTGLCRKEPWESQSFCSTFPYEMVCADSWGQSLLGATDTAGVMLLDGPDPASSNAETQALPPVQVFDKTMVVKQMHVLEPQDLLITRADKGKDARVYVFRLNTLKRGLEEKQLVRSKCDSRENKLEKTKGCHLYSINTHHGSELRIVAAIRNKLLLITRKQPRFEGLSAVSVGPDSPVEEFQYIREICLCDPPMVMALVDGPTGENDNMICVAYKHQFDLINESTGDAYRLHHVDANRVNFVAAIDVYEDGEAGLLLCYNYSCYYKKVCPFNGSTPMIQSNTSDFHFSWNQMPNAIVCAFPYILAFTTDSIEIRLVVNGNLVYTAVVPELQLAASRSDIYFVSSAPVSSASNCSSRDTSSQSSPQTPTGYEMPVFPSPLGDDSIRIPYGTKLSLYMSKDAEGEAACKQMFKIPLCNLVGRSIERPLKSPLVNKVMTAPAPAMVQPTPLISATHSLSLSRMEIKEIASRTRKELLGLTEEPSGKSDSGTVKQRKMSKKNTEEEPKARALTSTNSDSRLESESFDADLDAQLHGSSSSEAEPEKALLLGESPPLASAFALSTSFEEDVLDLK, from the exons ATGCTGCGACTGCCCCTCAT ctcTGCCTCGGAGGACCTGGGCTGCAGGCGCGGAGACTTCAGCAGGAAACACTATGGGTCGGTGGAGCTG CTGATTTCCAGTGACGCAGATGGGGCTATTCAGAGGGCAGGACGCTTCAGGGTGGAGAATGGCTCATCGGATGAG acTTCGGACTACACTCCAGGAACCTGGAGGAGAACCGATGTCCATCTGGAGAATCCAGAGTACCACACCAGATGGTTCTTCAAATACTTCCTGGGAAAAG TCCACCAGAACTATGTGGGTACAGATGCAGACAAGAATCCCTTCTACCTGTCAGTCGTCCTCTCAGACCAGAACAACCAGCGGGTTCCTCAGTACAGAGCCATCCTCTGGAGAAAGATG GGAACTCTGAAGATCAGCCTCCCGTACAGCCCGACCAAAACACTATCGGTCAAGTCCATCCTCAG TGCAATGAACATGGACAGGTTTGAGAAAGGCCCCAGGGAGATCCTCAACCCTGAGATTCAGAAG GacctgctggtgctggaggaacAGGAG GGTTCTGTCAACTTCAAATTTGGTGTCCTGTATGCCAAAGACGGACAGCTCACGGATGACGAGATGTTCAGCAACG agacGGGGAGCGAGAGCTTTGATAAGTTTCTCAATCTGCTTGGTGAAAACATTACGCTGCAGGGATGGGCAGGATACCGCGGAGGGCTCGACACCAAGA ATGACACTACAGGAATGAAGTCCATCTACACAGTGTATCAGGGCCATGAGCTAATGTTCCATGTGTCCACCATGTTACCCTACTCCAAAGAGAACAAACAGCAG GTGGAAAGAAAGAGACACATTGGAAATGACATTGTCACCATCGTATTCCAGGAAGGGGATGACGCATCGTCATCCTTCAAACCATCGATGATCCGATCGCACTTCACCC ATATTTTTGCATTAGTTAGGTATAATAGCCAGAATGACAGTTACAG GTTGAAGATTTTCTCAGAGGAGAGCGTTCCACTGTTTGGACCCCCTCTCCCATCTCCATCTGTATTTACTGATCACCAAGAATTCAGGGACTTTTTATTAGTCAAAT TAATCAATGGAGAGAAAGCCACACTGGAGACGCCAACGTTTGCCCAGAAGCGTCAGCGGACCCTCGATATGTTGATCCGCTCGCTCTACCAAGACCTCATGCCTGACCTGCACAAG AACATGTTAAATCGACGGTCATTCAGCGACGTCCTGCCCGAGTCTCCAAAATCAGCACGCAAGAAGGAGGAGGCACGGCAGGCTGAATTTGTCAGGATAGGGCAG GCCCTGAAGCTGAAGACCATTGTGAGAGGAGATGCCCCCACCAGTCTTGTTACCACAGGCCTGTGCAGAAAAGAG CCATGGGAGTCCCAGTCGTTCTGCAGCACGTTCCCCTATGAGATGGTGTGCGCTGACTCCTGGGGTCAGTCTCTGCTGGGCGCCACCGACACAGCGGGGGTCATGCTGCTGGATG GCCCAGATCCAGCTTCATCCAACGCTG AGACGCAGGCTCTGCCTCCGGTGCAGGTGTTCGACAAAACCATGGTGGTGAAGCAGATGCACGTTCTCGAGCCTCAGGACCTGCTCATCACCAGGGCCGACAAAG GGAAGGACGCTCGGGTCTATGTGTTCAGACTCAACACGCTCAAGAGAGgcctggaggagaagcagctcgTCAGGAGCAAGTGTGACAGTCGGGAAAATAAACTGGAGAAAACTAAAG GCTGTCATTTGTACTCCATCAACACCCACCACGGCTCCGAGCTGAGGATAGTAGCAGCCATCAGGAACAAACTCCTCCTCATCACCAGGAAACAGCCGCGCTTCGAGGGCCTCAGCGCCGTCTCCGTGGGACCGGACTCGCCAGTGGAGGAGTTCCAGTACATACGG GAGATCTGTCTGTGTGACCCTCCGATGGTGATGGCGCTGGTGGACGGGCCGACGGGGGAAAATGACAACATGATCTGTGTGGCCTACAAACACCAGTTTGACCTGATCAATGAGAGCACTGGAGATGCCTACCGGCTACATCACGTAGACGCCAACAGG GTAAATTTCGTAGCAGCCATCGATGTGTATGAAGACGGCGAGGCGGGTCTGCTGTTGTGTTACAACT ATAGTTGTTATTATAAGAAAGTGTGTCCGTTTAACGGCTCCACGCCCATGATCCAGTCCAACACCTCGGACTTCCACTTCAGCTGGAACCAGATGCCCAACGCTATTG TTTGCGCTTTTCCTTACATCCTGGCCTTCACAACGGACTCCATCGAGATCCGACTGGTGGTGAATGGCAACCTGGTGTACACCGCAGTGGTTCCAGAGCTGCAGTTGGCTGCTTCACGG TCCGACATCTATTTCGTTTCGTCGGCTCCGGTCAGCTCGGCCTCCAACTGCAGCTCAAGAGATACCAGCTCCCAGAGTTCCCCGCAGACGCCCACCGGCTACGAGATGCCCGTGTTCCCCTCGCCGCTCGGTGACG ATTCAATACGGATCCCCTATGGTACCAAGCTTTCCCTGTACATGTCTAAGGATGCCGAAG GTGAAGCAGCATGTAAGCAAATGTTCAAGATCCCTCTGTGTAACTTGGTCGGCCGCAGCATTGAGAGACCCCTCAAGTCCCCGCTGGTCAACAAGGTTATGACGGCGCCGGCTCCCGCCATGGTGCAACCGACTCCCCTCATCTCTGCAACACACTCACTGTCCCTCTCACGCATGGAAATCAAAGAGATAGCCAGCCGCACGAGGAAGGAGCTGCTTG GCTTGACAGAGGAGCCAAGTGGGAAGTCGGACAGTGGAACGGTCAAACAGAGGAAGATGAGCAAGAAGAACACGGAGGAGGAGCCCAAAGCGCGAGCACTGACGTCGACAAACAGCGACAG CAGGTTAGAGTCAGAGTCTTTTGACGCAGACCTGGACGCCCAGCTGCATGGTTCGTCCAGTTCGGAGGCTGAGCCGGAGAAGGCGCTGCTGCTGGGGGAGAGCCCGCCTCTCGCCAGCGCGTTTGCCCTCTCCACATCCTTTGAAGAAGATGTCCTGGACCTAAAGTGA